In one Thermaerobacter sp. PB12/4term genomic region, the following are encoded:
- a CDS encoding S-layer homology domain-containing protein: MSTAYLQYSRKTAAILVVLAMVLALFPMAAFAADNPFSDVSGTLADEIINAYNAGLVSGYEDGTFRPNSNVTRDQFAKMIVLALEKSSGQALPTGSEPFSDVVPSQATYQYVVKAYNAKLINGYPDGTFGYNKPINRQEAAAILQRALKLADAAESFADVPDNSPFAKAIGAVAAAGIMNGYNSTTFGPGDNITRGQAAATAYRAYDYAQPFKVASITLVNARQLKITFTKPVDSKTVIASDKTLVDNVFEFKTLGDKAVTANSATAELSSDGKVLTVTPSGSEYFDGRYAVTIANSVKSTSGDALPAYSAVLDLSDSIRPTVTGITVDITGKVTVTFSEPVLGATNQDAYTVTLNGASVADTNHAYVDNSGNTKATFTISGAQAGKTYTVTINGYVTDYAGNLISPNPTVLTVSMPTDTTKPSITNVEALDLNTIRITFSEPIDQDATDSPLNVSIDGGTAAALASVTWNSDGTQATGDLATNQNPGVHLVKVSGYKDLAGLAGDDYSKFVSFAADDVAPTVKSTTVSVINGIRYIVVQFSEPITLVAVDLQASYVKDGVLYTGQTIGQAKLSQHDSDGDNVSDAVKIDATGMASPAEWTITIPAGLVKDKSDSQNPNEATDVKVSLGSSSDTVAPEVNSVAVQSSNNSVVEVTFSESVTNDTALNTANYTVEGRAVFTSAVFTNPEKTIVRLTLAEGAITATGPAVLEIKNVKDTAGNVMKPYAKTYTFKENVRPKLVSAVLVNVNQVKLTFSEDITDLTANEFENISVAGDTSASVSNVQIDKNVATVTFSKSVSKSGDVIKAGIKAGSYKDAEGNFNSAETFEAKLP, from the coding sequence TTGAGTACCGCTTATCTGCAGTACTCGCGCAAGACGGCGGCCATCCTGGTGGTGCTGGCCATGGTGCTGGCACTGTTCCCGATGGCCGCTTTCGCCGCCGACAATCCGTTCTCGGATGTAAGCGGCACGCTGGCTGACGAGATCATCAACGCGTACAACGCGGGTCTCGTCTCGGGCTATGAGGACGGCACCTTCCGTCCCAACAGCAACGTCACCCGCGACCAGTTCGCCAAGATGATCGTCCTGGCGCTGGAGAAGTCGTCGGGCCAGGCGTTGCCGACCGGCTCCGAGCCGTTCAGCGACGTGGTGCCGAGCCAGGCGACCTACCAGTACGTCGTCAAGGCGTACAACGCGAAGTTGATCAACGGCTATCCCGACGGGACCTTCGGCTACAACAAGCCGATCAACCGCCAGGAGGCCGCGGCCATCCTGCAGCGGGCCCTGAAGCTGGCCGACGCCGCCGAGAGCTTCGCCGACGTGCCGGACAACAGCCCCTTCGCCAAGGCCATCGGTGCCGTGGCCGCTGCCGGCATCATGAACGGCTACAACAGCACCACCTTCGGCCCGGGCGACAACATCACCCGTGGCCAGGCGGCGGCGACGGCGTATCGGGCGTATGACTACGCGCAGCCGTTCAAGGTCGCGTCCATCACCCTGGTCAACGCCCGCCAGCTGAAGATTACCTTCACCAAGCCGGTGGATTCGAAGACCGTCATCGCCTCGGACAAGACCTTGGTCGACAATGTCTTTGAGTTCAAGACCCTCGGCGATAAGGCTGTCACCGCCAATTCGGCTACGGCTGAGCTGAGCAGCGATGGCAAGGTTCTGACCGTGACGCCGTCGGGCAGCGAATACTTTGATGGCCGGTACGCCGTAACGATCGCGAATTCGGTGAAGAGCACCAGCGGTGACGCTCTACCGGCTTATTCGGCTGTATTGGACCTGAGTGACAGCATCCGGCCGACTGTGACGGGAATCACCGTGGACATCACTGGCAAGGTGACCGTCACCTTTAGTGAACCGGTCCTCGGTGCTACCAATCAGGATGCCTACACCGTGACTCTGAACGGCGCATCCGTTGCGGACACCAACCACGCCTACGTCGATAATTCTGGAAACACGAAGGCCACGTTCACGATCAGCGGTGCGCAGGCGGGGAAGACCTACACGGTCACCATTAACGGTTATGTCACGGACTACGCCGGCAATCTCATTTCGCCGAATCCCACGGTGCTGACCGTCAGCATGCCGACCGACACTACGAAGCCTTCGATTACCAACGTCGAGGCGTTGGATCTCAATACCATCCGCATCACGTTCTCAGAGCCCATTGATCAGGATGCTACCGATTCGCCTCTCAACGTGAGCATCGACGGTGGCACCGCGGCGGCTCTCGCGTCTGTCACCTGGAATTCGGACGGGACGCAGGCGACTGGTGACCTGGCCACGAATCAGAACCCTGGGGTACACCTGGTTAAGGTGAGCGGCTATAAGGATCTCGCTGGGCTTGCTGGCGATGATTACTCGAAGTTCGTCTCCTTCGCCGCTGATGACGTGGCGCCCACCGTCAAGTCCACAACGGTCAGCGTCATCAACGGCATTCGTTACATCGTCGTGCAATTCAGCGAGCCCATCACCTTGGTTGCCGTGGACCTGCAGGCGTCTTATGTAAAGGACGGCGTACTCTACACGGGCCAGACGATTGGTCAGGCCAAGCTCAGCCAACACGATTCTGACGGTGACAACGTGAGCGACGCAGTAAAGATCGATGCGACGGGCATGGCGTCCCCTGCCGAGTGGACGATTACGATTCCGGCTGGCCTGGTGAAGGACAAGTCGGACAGCCAAAACCCGAACGAAGCAACGGATGTTAAGGTCAGCCTTGGTAGCAGCAGTGACACTGTTGCACCCGAGGTAAACAGTGTAGCTGTGCAGTCGAGCAACAATAGCGTGGTCGAGGTTACCTTTAGCGAGTCGGTTACTAACGACACGGCTCTCAACACCGCAAACTATACGGTGGAAGGACGGGCCGTGTTTACCTCGGCAGTGTTTACGAATCCGGAGAAGACCATCGTGCGGCTCACGCTGGCGGAGGGTGCCATCACTGCGACCGGTCCGGCAGTGCTAGAGATCAAGAATGTCAAGGACACTGCCGGAAACGTCATGAAGCCCTACGCCAAGACGTATACGTTCAAGGAGAACGTACGGCCGAAGTTGGTGTCCGCGGTGCTCGTGAATGTCAACCAGGTGAAGTTGACGTTCAGTGAGGACATCACGGACCTGACTGCCAACGAATTCGAAAACATCAGTGTTGCTGGCGATACGTCCGCGAGCGTGAGCAACGTGCAGATCGATAAGAACGTAGCGACCGTGACATTCAGCAAGTCGGTCAGTAAGTCGGGCGATGTCATCAAGGCGGGCATTAAGGCCGGTTCGTATAAGGATGCCGAAGGCAACTTCAACTCCGCGGAAACCTTCGAAGCCAAGTTGCCTTGA
- a CDS encoding ATP-binding protein, with protein MVTHLSVALGIKAIEAGYGVYFVRAHELLEDLRRAQAEHRLDRRMRVYLAPKVLIIDEFGVWPYDRAAATALFALISARYERGSIILTSNKGFAEWGEVLGDSVIATAILDRLLHHTHVINIRGESYRLREKKRAGLFGGTPPRREVMPQDGSAE; from the coding sequence ATGGTAACCCACCTGAGTGTGGCTCTCGGGATCAAGGCGATCGAGGCCGGTTACGGAGTGTACTTCGTGCGGGCTCACGAACTGCTCGAAGACCTGCGCCGCGCCCAAGCCGAGCACCGACTCGACCGACGCATGCGAGTCTACTTGGCCCCCAAGGTGCTGATCATCGACGAATTCGGGGTCTGGCCCTACGACCGGGCTGCGGCGACCGCCCTGTTCGCCCTGATCTCGGCCCGTTATGAACGGGGCAGCATCATCTTGACCAGTAACAAGGGCTTTGCGGAGTGGGGCGAAGTGTTGGGCGATTCGGTGATCGCCACCGCCATCCTCGACCGGTTGCTTCACCACACCCACGTCATTAACATCCGGGGCGAGAGCTACCGGCTTCGGGAGAAGAAGCGGGCGGGACTGTTCGGCGGGACCCCACCCCGAAGGGAGGTGATGCCACAGGACGGCTCTGCGGAGTAA
- a CDS encoding IS1634 family transposase, whose protein sequence is MFIRQKTFKNKDGSTRTYLQLVESVRQGGRVRQRVVATLGRLEDLQDGRLDALIENLARFSQSTWRRLEEQAERLNVRWSKQWGPALIFERLWQEAELDKAFAALLEDRQLAFDVAEAVFTMVLNRLTDPCSKRGLVRQWLQGVYRPQAEQLELHHYYRALDVLAEHKEAIEDRLFARARDLFWTEVDVVMWDCTSSYFEGRGPEGLAAYGYSRDKRPDRPQLVVGVLMTRDGYPIAHEVFPGDTADKATVATVLDALKRRFHLRRVIFVADRGMVSRPILRAIEEAGMEYIVGMPLRRHRAAEAVLSQPGRYRKVNKQLQIKQVTHQGQRYILCHNPCRPSTTARPGRRCSRT, encoded by the coding sequence ATGTTCATCCGCCAGAAGACCTTCAAGAACAAAGACGGCTCCACCCGCACCTACCTCCAGCTCGTCGAGAGCGTGCGCCAGGGCGGCCGCGTCCGCCAGCGGGTGGTCGCCACCCTGGGCCGGCTGGAGGATCTTCAGGACGGCCGCCTCGATGCCCTCATCGAGAACCTGGCCCGCTTCTCCCAGAGCACCTGGCGTCGGCTCGAAGAACAGGCCGAACGTCTGAACGTCCGCTGGTCCAAGCAGTGGGGACCGGCCCTGATCTTCGAGCGCCTCTGGCAGGAGGCAGAGCTGGACAAGGCCTTCGCCGCCCTGCTCGAAGACCGCCAGCTTGCCTTCGATGTCGCCGAGGCCGTCTTCACCATGGTGCTCAACCGCCTCACCGACCCCTGCTCCAAGCGCGGCCTGGTGCGCCAGTGGCTGCAGGGCGTCTACCGGCCCCAGGCAGAGCAGTTGGAACTGCACCACTACTACCGGGCCCTGGATGTGTTGGCCGAGCACAAGGAGGCGATCGAGGATCGCCTCTTCGCCCGGGCTCGCGACCTGTTCTGGACCGAGGTCGACGTGGTGATGTGGGACTGTACATCCAGCTACTTCGAAGGCCGAGGGCCGGAGGGGTTGGCTGCCTACGGCTATTCCCGCGACAAACGCCCGGACCGGCCCCAGCTGGTGGTGGGCGTGCTCATGACCCGGGACGGCTACCCCATCGCCCACGAGGTCTTCCCGGGCGATACCGCCGACAAGGCGACCGTGGCGACCGTGCTGGATGCCCTCAAGCGGCGCTTTCACCTGCGCCGGGTGATCTTCGTGGCCGACCGGGGCATGGTCAGCCGTCCGATCCTGCGGGCCATCGAGGAGGCCGGGATGGAGTACATCGTCGGCATGCCCCTGCGTCGGCACCGGGCGGCCGAGGCGGTCTTGAGCCAGCCGGGACGGTATCGCAAGGTGAACAAACAACTCCAGATCAAGCAGGTGACCCACCAAGGCCAGCGCTACATCCTCTGCCACAACCCCTGCAGGCCGAGCACGACCGCCAGGCCCGGGAGGCGGTGCTCGCGCACCTGA
- a CDS encoding glycosyltransferase produces MPTPGRTPAEEAPPVTGQDAGEGEGRQSRPDLAGPDPARPDSAGPDPDRRPRPAGRPLRVLVITNMYPNPDEPAFGLFVRGQVEALRAAGAEVDVLAMPRRGRSLRGRLAYAGWFLRGLARLPRRYDAVHAHYAVPSGVVGMAFRRWARRPLVVTVHGSDVLVLPERYPRLEPAVRRVLQCADHVIAVSRFLRDRVVHHFGVPPERVMVQSAGIDTRIFRPEAPGWEAVRARYGQEPLVVFTGNLIPRKGVDQLVQAFARVRERQGAGHLLLVGPAVDPPYRELLEARIAALGIQDHVTFTGAQPPEQVAAAMAAADVFVLPSLEEGLGLVVLEALACGTPVVASRAGGIPEVVQDGDYGLLVPPGDVTALAAAIRRVLDEPRFRERARRYGPQLAARHDRWRQAAELVVLYRSLSQRAGP; encoded by the coding sequence GTGCCCACGCCGGGGCGCACGCCGGCTGAGGAGGCGCCGCCCGTCACCGGCCAGGACGCCGGCGAAGGGGAAGGCCGCCAGTCCCGCCCGGACCTGGCCGGCCCGGACCCGGCCCGCCCGGACTCAGCCGGCCCCGACCCGGATCGTCGCCCCCGGCCCGCCGGGCGCCCCCTGCGGGTCCTCGTCATCACCAACATGTACCCCAACCCGGACGAACCGGCCTTCGGCCTCTTCGTCCGCGGCCAGGTGGAGGCCCTGCGGGCGGCCGGGGCAGAGGTCGACGTCCTGGCCATGCCCCGCCGCGGCCGGAGCCTGCGAGGCCGGCTGGCCTACGCCGGCTGGTTCCTCCGGGGCTTGGCTCGGCTGCCCCGCCGCTATGACGCCGTCCACGCCCATTACGCCGTGCCCAGCGGCGTGGTGGGCATGGCCTTCCGGCGCTGGGCGCGGCGGCCACTGGTGGTGACGGTCCACGGCTCGGACGTGCTGGTTCTTCCCGAGCGGTACCCGCGGCTGGAGCCCGCGGTGCGGCGGGTGCTGCAGTGTGCCGACCATGTCATCGCCGTTTCCCGGTTCTTGCGCGACCGGGTGGTCCACCACTTCGGCGTGCCGCCCGAGCGGGTGATGGTACAGAGCGCGGGCATCGACACCCGGATCTTCCGGCCCGAAGCGCCGGGATGGGAGGCGGTCCGCGCCCGTTACGGCCAGGAGCCCCTTGTGGTGTTCACCGGGAACCTGATCCCCCGCAAGGGCGTCGATCAGCTGGTGCAGGCCTTCGCCCGGGTGCGGGAGCGCCAGGGGGCCGGCCACCTGCTGCTGGTGGGGCCGGCCGTCGACCCGCCCTACCGGGAGCTTCTGGAGGCCCGGATCGCCGCCCTGGGGATCCAGGACCACGTCACCTTCACCGGCGCCCAGCCGCCGGAGCAGGTGGCCGCCGCCATGGCCGCCGCCGACGTGTTCGTCCTGCCGTCCCTGGAGGAGGGGCTCGGCCTGGTGGTGCTGGAGGCCCTGGCCTGCGGGACGCCGGTGGTGGCCAGCCGCGCCGGCGGGATCCCGGAGGTGGTCCAGGACGGCGACTACGGGCTGCTGGTGCCGCCGGGGGACGTGACCGCCCTGGCCGCCGCCATCCGCCGGGTGCTGGACGAACCCCGCTTCCGCGAGCGGGCCCGCCGCTACGGCCCCCAGCTGGCCGCCCGGCACGACCGCTGGCGCCAGGCGGCGGAGCTGGTGGTGCTGTACCGGTCCCTGAGCCAGCGGGCCGGCCCTTAA
- a CDS encoding N-acetylmuramoyl-L-alanine amidase produces the protein MALVAGAGAGLRPAEAAGPVPARAIVTGSLLNVRSGPGTEFDLIDRLPEGTVVHLRTKQGGWFEVQAPSGTVGWVAADYITADLTGVRIVVDPGHGGTDGGAYANTLVEREVNLAIALPLRDILVARGAEVRMTREDRNPNLPLWNSNPYDPSTRTGMANAWPADMLISVHNNASANTSTRGLMAIWGNAPESQTLAQAIHDRTLYWTATRQGFDHLSAGQGVYRDTAIRGHTLAITNRSLVPATIVEVAFVTNAQDAALLKDASFLRAAARGIADGAGAFLLARLPDGPIVPGRQPADGGSGSPSTPGGDPSAPGDGGTQPPSDGTGESPAPGTGDGTSPAPGSPGDGTGSTPGTPGGTPGSGDPGGAPAPAPNPPAPQAPPVAGPPFLDVSGTLAGEVEQARQLGLVKGYDGNLFRPKDPVSRAEFAAMVVRAVEAAGGRQLPLPESKSFPDVSPRQALYEYVLKAAGQGYIRGTPAGTFEPDRPIRREEAAAILRRAGELPPATTRFRDVPQGSGFTEAIAAAAAAQILQGYSDERFGYGEPIDRAQAAAAVVRLYEYLR, from the coding sequence ATGGCACTGGTGGCGGGGGCCGGCGCCGGTCTACGGCCGGCCGAGGCGGCGGGCCCGGTCCCGGCGCGGGCCATCGTCACCGGTTCCCTGCTCAACGTGCGGTCGGGACCGGGCACGGAGTTCGACCTCATCGACCGCTTGCCCGAGGGCACGGTGGTCCACCTGCGAACGAAGCAGGGCGGCTGGTTCGAGGTCCAGGCGCCCAGCGGCACCGTGGGCTGGGTGGCGGCCGATTACATCACCGCCGACCTGACGGGCGTGCGCATCGTGGTCGACCCCGGCCACGGCGGCACCGACGGCGGCGCTTACGCCAACACCCTGGTGGAGCGGGAGGTCAACCTGGCCATCGCCCTGCCCCTGCGGGACATCCTGGTGGCCCGGGGGGCGGAGGTGCGCATGACCCGGGAAGACCGGAACCCCAACCTGCCGCTCTGGAACAGCAACCCCTACGACCCCTCGACCCGCACGGGCATGGCCAACGCCTGGCCGGCCGACATGCTGATCAGTGTCCACAACAACGCCAGCGCCAACACCAGCACCCGGGGCCTCATGGCCATCTGGGGCAACGCCCCCGAGTCCCAGACCCTGGCCCAGGCCATCCACGACCGGACCCTCTACTGGACCGCCACCCGCCAGGGCTTCGACCACCTGAGCGCAGGCCAGGGGGTGTACCGGGATACCGCCATCCGCGGCCACACCCTGGCCATCACCAACCGCTCCCTGGTGCCCGCCACCATCGTCGAAGTGGCCTTCGTCACCAATGCCCAGGACGCGGCCCTGTTGAAGGACGCGAGCTTCCTGCGGGCGGCCGCCAGGGGCATCGCCGACGGTGCGGGCGCGTTCCTCCTGGCCCGGCTGCCCGACGGGCCCATCGTTCCCGGCCGCCAGCCCGCGGACGGTGGCAGCGGAAGCCCCTCGACCCCGGGCGGCGATCCCTCGGCACCCGGCGACGGAGGAACCCAGCCTCCGAGCGACGGCACCGGCGAAAGCCCTGCCCCGGGCACCGGTGACGGCACCTCCCCGGCCCCCGGCTCACCGGGTGACGGCACCGGCAGCACCCCCGGCACCCCGGGTGGGACGCCCGGTTCCGGGGATCCGGGAGGGGCTCCGGCACCTGCTCCCAACCCGCCGGCACCCCAGGCTCCGCCGGTGGCAGGGCCGCCCTTCCTGGATGTCAGCGGCACTCTGGCCGGCGAGGTCGAGCAGGCGCGCCAGCTGGGGCTGGTGAAGGGCTATGACGGCAACCTGTTCCGGCCCAAGGACCCCGTGTCCCGGGCAGAATTCGCGGCCATGGTGGTCCGGGCCGTCGAAGCGGCCGGGGGCAGGCAGCTGCCGCTGCCCGAGAGTAAGAGCTTCCCGGACGTGTCGCCACGCCAGGCGCTCTACGAATACGTGCTCAAGGCGGCCGGGCAAGGGTACATCCGGGGGACGCCGGCCGGCACCTTCGAACCCGACCGGCCCATCCGCCGGGAAGAAGCGGCAGCCATCCTTCGGCGGGCCGGCGAGCTGCCACCCGCGACGACCCGCTTCCGGGACGTGCCCCAGGGCAGCGGCTTCACCGAGGCCATCGCCGCTGCAGCCGCCGCCCAGATCCTGCAGGGATATTCGGACGAGCGCTTCGGTTACGGGGAGCCCATCGACCGCGCCCAGGCAGCGGCCGCGGTGGTCCGGCTGTACGAATACTTGCGGTAG
- a CDS encoding helix-turn-helix domain-containing protein has translation MSEYLTSSQAARLLGVSRSTFLNWQSSGKLAEYGVHPIQTLGGQYRYKRDEIEELLRMLTAGGHPDGAPRGNGRPAQPVPDEPDPDEPDPDEGDATGTL, from the coding sequence GTGAGTGAGTATCTGACCAGCTCGCAGGCGGCACGCCTCCTCGGCGTTTCACGCAGTACCTTTCTGAACTGGCAGTCATCCGGCAAGCTGGCCGAATACGGGGTTCACCCGATCCAGACGCTGGGTGGCCAGTACAGGTACAAGCGGGACGAGATTGAGGAGCTCCTGCGGATGCTGACCGCCGGCGGCCACCCCGACGGGGCGCCGCGCGGCAACGGTCGCCCGGCTCAACCGGTTCCGGACGAACCGGATCCCGACGAGCCGGACCCCGATGAGGGGGACGCGACCGGTACGCTTTAG
- a CDS encoding IS1634 family transposase → MVNTDAVKRATRYDGKYLLRTNTDLEPEAVVRAYKDLWRVERAFRTLKSALDLRPMFHWTERRVRGHVMVCFLALVLESLLLRKLRQQNPEASYEDVLSDLAQLHAVAVELDGETYLTRTELVGQAYEAFKAVGLRPPARVQPMPRPATTPAG, encoded by the coding sequence GTGGTGAACACCGACGCCGTCAAGCGAGCCACCCGCTACGATGGGAAGTACCTGCTGCGCACCAACACCGACCTGGAACCGGAGGCGGTGGTCCGCGCCTACAAGGATCTCTGGCGGGTCGAGCGCGCCTTCCGCACCCTCAAGTCCGCCCTGGACTTGCGGCCGATGTTCCACTGGACGGAGCGGCGGGTCCGGGGGCACGTCATGGTCTGTTTCCTGGCGCTGGTGCTGGAGAGCCTGTTGTTGCGCAAGCTCCGCCAGCAAAACCCCGAGGCGAGCTACGAGGACGTGCTGAGCGACCTCGCCCAGCTCCATGCCGTGGCGGTGGAACTCGACGGCGAGACCTACCTCACCCGGACCGAGCTGGTGGGCCAAGCCTACGAAGCCTTCAAAGCCGTAGGTCTGCGGCCGCCGGCGCGGGTGCAGCCGATGCCACGTCCCGCCACGACCCCCGCCGGGTAG
- a CDS encoding WecB/TagA/CpsF family glycosyltransferase, translating into MPSLRIELLGLPLDALTFDETVRLIVDRIARGEPTMQVSLNAAKYVRAAEDPLLRGFIRRAHVVSPDGAGPLWAARRLGLEVPERVPGVDLMLALLPEAARHGWPVFLLGARPEVVERAAAEATRRWPGLQVAGTHHGYFRADEEAAVVEQVRQSGARLLFVALGSPRQERFLDRWFAKTGVTYAQGVGGGFDVLAGFARRAPEWIQRAGLEGVYRMILEPRKRWRRVVVDNARFIALVLRAARRRRGGETRPGPAP; encoded by the coding sequence GTGCCTTCCCTGCGCATCGAGCTGCTCGGCCTGCCCCTGGACGCGCTGACCTTCGACGAGACGGTGCGGCTCATCGTCGACCGCATCGCCCGGGGCGAGCCCACCATGCAGGTTTCGTTGAACGCCGCCAAGTACGTCCGGGCGGCGGAAGACCCCTTGCTGCGCGGCTTCATCCGCCGCGCCCACGTGGTAAGCCCCGACGGGGCCGGCCCCCTCTGGGCGGCCCGCCGCCTGGGCCTTGAGGTCCCCGAGCGGGTCCCCGGCGTCGACCTGATGCTGGCCCTCCTGCCCGAGGCCGCCCGCCACGGCTGGCCGGTCTTCCTGCTGGGCGCCCGCCCGGAGGTGGTGGAACGGGCCGCCGCCGAGGCGACCCGTCGCTGGCCGGGTCTGCAGGTGGCGGGCACCCACCACGGCTACTTCCGCGCCGATGAGGAGGCGGCGGTGGTGGAGCAGGTCCGCCAGAGCGGGGCGCGGCTGCTCTTCGTCGCCCTGGGCAGCCCCCGGCAGGAGCGGTTCCTCGACCGGTGGTTTGCGAAAACCGGCGTGACCTACGCCCAGGGCGTGGGGGGCGGGTTCGACGTGCTGGCCGGCTTCGCCCGCCGGGCCCCGGAGTGGATCCAGCGGGCGGGCTTGGAGGGCGTCTACCGGATGATACTGGAGCCCCGCAAGCGCTGGCGGCGGGTGGTGGTCGACAACGCCCGCTTCATTGCCCTGGTCCTGCGGGCGGCCCGGCGCCGCCGGGGCGGTGAAACCCGGCCGGGACCGGCCCCGTGA
- a CDS encoding polysaccharide pyruvyl transferase family protein: MNRPEGLPGSQNRWFFDPINLVEAAVVLVAAAGFWAVVSGSGPLPAVVPPGAAVPAAAATPVGPAAPAPAAPRAGALGWAGLGWGLGGWIVYALLRRWRPAAPRSPEEPVPAPASWLLPAATLVMALALVQAVVLAVAGILSLPLSSLLLQALYPLYPLPSLAPAGSATGMAAPGDGPGAGLSLTWGMAWPIAGAAVTALFQMVRRDARLRRPAGRLLAATVLLLVATALMAQLPAVGWAGWLGPLSLLALLGYQVVLARLSAYVAARWRLEPGAVHPRGAQGPPPPAMRPPVVLSGFFGAGNAGDEAILAAVLHQLRQRGYQDITVFSTRPAETARTHGVKAVYRGWRRDILAKARALARAGIFISGGGGLLQDTSRTFLLRGPVPYYLMISTWARVAGCWVLFLGHGVGPLRGRWARFLTRWLASQADVITTRDEGSLQLLDRLGVRRPVRELLADFVFSLPRPAPAEAGEPSPAGPHPAIPAPDPGRRWLAVSVRSWPGQDRFFPELAAFLRHVLATRPDVEVVLVPMEGEPDHRAAEELAALIGSVPLSPGPRTQAFPAPRAPGSPPPAPQTPGVPTPARQTPGDPVARVRILPADLSPSQLEAAVAQAWVAVGMRLHFLIFAARAGVPVLALNYDPKVAGVLARLGLGESVYDLETVTAEGLQAGLDAIEARYDGIRRNLEEAMGRMAALASAHLDYADAAARRWSGEA, translated from the coding sequence GTGAATCGCCCTGAAGGCCTGCCGGGTTCGCAGAACCGGTGGTTCTTCGATCCCATCAACCTGGTGGAAGCGGCGGTGGTCCTGGTGGCCGCCGCCGGTTTTTGGGCCGTGGTGTCAGGGTCAGGGCCCTTGCCGGCCGTAGTGCCACCCGGGGCTGCGGTCCCAGCCGCGGCTGCGACCCCAGTCGGGCCCGCGGCCCCGGCACCGGCCGCCCCGCGTGCCGGTGCCCTCGGTTGGGCGGGACTCGGATGGGGACTCGGGGGCTGGATCGTTTACGCCCTGCTCCGGCGGTGGCGCCCGGCCGCCCCGCGGTCACCCGAAGAGCCGGTGCCGGCACCCGCCTCCTGGCTGCTGCCCGCCGCGACGCTGGTCATGGCGTTGGCGCTGGTCCAGGCCGTGGTGCTGGCCGTGGCGGGGATCCTTTCTCTGCCCCTGTCCTCGCTCCTTCTCCAAGCCCTGTACCCGCTCTATCCCTTGCCCTCGCTCGCCCCAGCGGGGTCCGCCACCGGCATGGCCGCTCCAGGCGACGGGCCGGGGGCGGGTCTTAGCCTGACCTGGGGAATGGCCTGGCCCATCGCCGGGGCAGCCGTCACGGCCCTGTTCCAGATGGTGCGCCGGGATGCCCGGCTGCGGCGCCCTGCCGGCCGGCTGCTGGCGGCCACCGTGTTGCTCCTGGTCGCCACAGCCCTGATGGCCCAGCTTCCCGCCGTAGGATGGGCAGGTTGGCTCGGCCCGCTGAGCCTGCTCGCCCTGCTGGGCTACCAGGTCGTCCTGGCCCGCCTGTCGGCGTATGTCGCCGCACGATGGCGCCTGGAACCCGGCGCCGTCCACCCCCGCGGCGCCCAAGGGCCTCCGCCGCCGGCGATGCGACCGCCCGTGGTCCTCTCGGGTTTCTTCGGCGCCGGCAACGCGGGGGACGAGGCCATCCTGGCCGCCGTCCTGCACCAGCTGCGGCAGCGGGGCTACCAGGACATCACGGTCTTCTCGACCCGGCCGGCGGAGACCGCTCGCACCCACGGCGTCAAGGCCGTGTACCGCGGGTGGCGGCGGGACATCCTGGCCAAGGCCCGGGCCCTCGCCCGGGCGGGCATCTTCATCTCGGGCGGCGGCGGCCTGCTGCAGGATACCTCCCGCACCTTCCTGCTGCGCGGTCCCGTTCCCTACTATTTGATGATCTCCACCTGGGCCCGTGTGGCCGGCTGCTGGGTGCTGTTCCTGGGCCATGGCGTCGGCCCCCTGCGGGGCCGGTGGGCCCGGTTCCTGACCCGCTGGCTGGCCTCCCAGGCCGACGTGATCACCACCCGGGACGAGGGCTCCCTCCAGCTGCTTGACCGGCTCGGGGTACGCCGGCCTGTGCGGGAGCTCCTGGCGGACTTCGTCTTCAGTCTGCCGCGGCCCGCGCCGGCAGAAGCGGGGGAGCCCTCCCCCGCGGGGCCCCATCCGGCGATCCCGGCCCCCGATCCCGGGCGCCGGTGGCTGGCCGTCTCGGTGCGCAGCTGGCCCGGCCAGGACCGGTTCTTCCCCGAGTTGGCGGCCTTCCTGCGCCATGTCCTGGCCACCCGCCCCGACGTCGAGGTGGTGCTGGTCCCCATGGAGGGCGAGCCGGACCACCGGGCGGCGGAAGAACTGGCCGCCCTGATCGGCTCGGTACCCCTGTCCCCGGGCCCTCGCACCCAAGCCTTCCCGGCCCCTCGAGCCCCAGGCTCCCCGCCGCCTGCTCCTCAGACCCCGGGCGTCCCGACTCCGGCTCGTCAGACCCCGGGGGACCCCGTGGCCCGTGTACGCATCCTCCCGGCCGACCTGAGCCCTTCTCAACTAGAGGCAGCGGTGGCCCAGGCCTGGGTGGCCGTCGGCATGCGGCTGCACTTCCTCATCTTCGCCGCCCGGGCTGGGGTGCCCGTCCTCGCCCTGAACTACGACCCGAAGGTGGCCGGTGTGCTGGCCCGCCTGGGGCTGGGCGAATCCGTCTACGACCTTGAAACGGTGACTGCGGAAGGCCTGCAGGCCGGCCTCGACGCCATCGAAGCCCGCTACGACGGCATTCGCCGCAACCTGGAGGAGGCGATGGGCCGGATGGCGGCCCTGGCATCGGCCCACCTGGACTACGCCGACGCCGCCGCCCGCCGCTGGTCCGGGGAGGCCTGA